The window GTTAAAAAACAAGAAGATATTATCGGTCGCACTAAGCAAGATAATATCGAGTATGAGTCAGAAGATAAGCCACTGACCAGCCATATCAAGCGGGTGAATCTTAAAGATGCGAATGGTCAGTCGATGGAAATCCTGCGCCAGAGCATGCCCTATGGTTCACTAAAAGAGCAGGGATTAATGTTTATCTCTAACTGCCGTACGCCTGAGCATTTTGAAAAAATGCTGCATAGCATGATGTTTGGTGATGGCGAAGGTAACCATGATCACTTGATGCATTTCACCAAGGCGATGACAGGCTCATCCTTCTTTGCCCCCGCATTGGATTTTATGCTGCAATTCGACGAATAAGCTTTCGATATCTGCGCAGATTCAGCATCAATTAACACGCACTTACGCTAACGCCTAAGTGCGTTTTTTATGCTAATGCGCAGGGAGCCATTTTTTGATATCGAGTTGCCATTGCTGGGCAGTGAAATCGATAAAGGCGCGCACCAGATTTTGCTGATAACTGTGGGATAAGTACACCGCCCATAGGGTTTGGCCTGGCGTCGTAAAGTCGGGTAACACTTCTTTGAGCTGGCCGCTGGCAAGGTATTGATTGGCTAAGTCGCATGGCAAGCGCACTATGCCATGTCCCCGCAGCGCCGCACTCACCAATACGCCCATGTCGTTAGCTTTAAGATTGCCTGTGACTTTCACGTGCTCGGCTTGCAGCTCTTTCAGGAAAGGCCAATTTTGTTGCGCCGAGTGTATCAGGCAGTTGTGAGCCAGTAGATCTATGGGCTCGACAAGTGGTGTGTTGCTATCAAGGTAACTCGGCGCAGCGCAGATCACGGCATCTATGGTCATTAAACGGCGGGCAATCAAATTCTCATCGGGCTGCTCGGTGTAGCGCAGCGCCACATCGACTCGCTCATCCACTAATTGGGCAAAACTGTCTGACATCACCAGCTGAATGCTGACCTTAGGGTGAATTTTAATAAAGCGATCGACAACATCAAACAGGCTGTGCTGTCCAAGGCCAATTGGTGTGGCGATACGAATACTGCCCACCAGTTCACTGTTATGGCTGTGGGCGCGGCTTTCCATGGCGGCGACTTCACTTAATATCCGCTGGCAAAATTGCAGCGCTTCTTCGCCTTGCAAAGTCAGGCTGACGCTGCGGGTGGTACGGTGTAGTAAGCGTAAACTCAACCACTGCTCCACTTCTTGAATATGGCGGGACACCTGCAGGCGGCTGAGGTCTAAATGCTCGGCAGCTTTGGTAAAGCTGCCACAGTTTGCCACTTCGACGAAACTGCGTATTGCGGCAATTTTATCCATATTAGTACCTCAAACTGAAACAATCATGCTCATTTATTGATGTTTATCACGGGAACCACTGCAAGTAAACTGGCTTCAATGTAAGTCATCAGAGAGAGTTAACGAAATGAAAATCGCAATTTTAGGTGCAACAGGTTGGATTGGTGGTGCAATTTTAAAAGAAGCATTGAGCCGTGGGCACCAAGTAACAGCGCTAGTGCGTGATCCGAGCAAGTTATCCGCTACTGATGTGGCTGTGCATGCTGTGGATTTAGAGCAGCCATTAGTTGCGCAAACCTTTGCTGGCGTAGATGTTGTCATTGCCGCTGTTGGTGGCCGCGCACAACAAAATCATGACCTAGTGGCGAGTACGGTTCAGCATTTACTGGATGTGCTGCCTAACGCTAAGGTGCCACGTTTATTGTGGGTTGGTGGCGCAGGGAGCTTAGAAGTGGCACCGGGTGTGACTCTGGTTTCTAGCCCAGATTTCCCCGCTGCATATAAAGATGAGGCGTTAGCTCAGGGTGAAGCTTTGCAGGTATTCCGTGCGGCGCAAACTGCAATTAATTGGACCTTTGTGAGCCCCGCCGCTGAGATTTATCCTGGCGAGAGTGAAGGCCCATATCGCCTTGGTGGCGACAGCTTCTTTACCGATGCTAATGGTCGCAGCCGCATTTCTGTTACGGATTACGCTAAAGCCATGTTAGATGAGGCCGAACAGGGCACTCACGCAAATCAGCGCATCAGTGTGGCTTACTGACCTTAGCGTATAAACATCGGTGCGCGCGAGATTGGCTTAAATGTGTAACGTAATCGGGACAATGGCCAAATAATCAGCGCAAGATTGGACAGAAATGCGCACAGATGAAATAGAACAGGTCAGCAAGCTGACCTGTTTTTTTATTCTGCGTAATTGAATAAAGATTTGATGGTTTCTAAGGTATCGGCGATATCTTGGATGCTCGATGGACAAATAAAGATAGTGTCATCACCGGCAATCGTGCCCAAAATGCCTTCTGGTTTACCGATAGAATCCAATAAACGGGCAATCAGCTGCGCGGCACCTGGGCTAGTTCGCACGACAATCATTGCTTGGTTATGATCGACGTCGAGTACCAAATTCTTCAGCGGGCTACCCGCGGTGGGTACGCCTAATTCGGCCGGCAAGCAATACACCATCTCTTGCTTAGCGTTGCGAGTCCGCACTGCGCCGAACTTGCTGAGCATGCGTGATACTTTTGATTGGTTAATATTACCAAAGCCTTCAGCTTGCAAGGCGGTGACGATTTCACTTTGAGAGCCAAAGCGCTCTTCTTTTAAAATCGACTTAAAAATTCTAACAAGGTCATCCTGATTCTTGGTCGTTTGCATAATATTATTATTCGTTATTCAAAAAAACAGGCCCATTTTGAATATTTTTAGAAAAATTGTCAACAAATAACCAGATTGGTTGAATAAAAATTCACTAATCCCCTGTGGTTAAGCGTTTGCTGGGGGCTTAAAAATACCAATTTGAGTAATTGTTCTACATTGCTTCTAACTTATTCCGGAATTCTTTTGTCCCACGACTAAGGGATAATTGAAATTGTTGTGACATTCCAGTAATGTGACGCCAACGTAAATTAGATCCATGTCACACATATCCGAGAAATAACGGAGATAACTATGAAAGTTGC of the Shewanella baltica genome contains:
- a CDS encoding NAD(P)-dependent oxidoreductase gives rise to the protein MKIAILGATGWIGGAILKEALSRGHQVTALVRDPSKLSATDVAVHAVDLEQPLVAQTFAGVDVVIAAVGGRAQQNHDLVASTVQHLLDVLPNAKVPRLLWVGGAGSLEVAPGVTLVSSPDFPAAYKDEALAQGEALQVFRAAQTAINWTFVSPAAEIYPGESEGPYRLGGDSFFTDANGRSRISVTDYAKAMLDEAEQGTHANQRISVAY
- the argR gene encoding transcriptional regulator ArgR — protein: MQTTKNQDDLVRIFKSILKEERFGSQSEIVTALQAEGFGNINQSKVSRMLSKFGAVRTRNAKQEMVYCLPAELGVPTAGSPLKNLVLDVDHNQAMIVVRTSPGAAQLIARLLDSIGKPEGILGTIAGDDTIFICPSSIQDIADTLETIKSLFNYAE
- a CDS encoding LysR family transcriptional regulator, which codes for MDKIAAIRSFVEVANCGSFTKAAEHLDLSRLQVSRHIQEVEQWLSLRLLHRTTRSVSLTLQGEEALQFCQRILSEVAAMESRAHSHNSELVGSIRIATPIGLGQHSLFDVVDRFIKIHPKVSIQLVMSDSFAQLVDERVDVALRYTEQPDENLIARRLMTIDAVICAAPSYLDSNTPLVEPIDLLAHNCLIHSAQQNWPFLKELQAEHVKVTGNLKANDMGVLVSAALRGHGIVRLPCDLANQYLASGQLKEVLPDFTTPGQTLWAVYLSHSYQQNLVRAFIDFTAQQWQLDIKKWLPAH